In Arthrobacter sp. QXT-31, one genomic interval encodes:
- the rplQ gene encoding 50S ribosomal protein L17: MPTPTKGPRLGGGPAHERLMLANLASALFEHKRITTTVTKAKRLKPYAERLVTFAKRGDLASRRRVLGLISNKGVVHELFTDIAQAVENRNGGYTRITKIGNRKGDNAPMAVIELVLEPVSAKQAVVAEATQAAAAAAPAAEEAPEAEVTETEAAETEAATEEAPAAEEAPAEEAPAEEAAAEEAPADEAKDAK; the protein is encoded by the coding sequence ATGCCTACCCCCACTAAGGGTCCGCGCCTCGGAGGCGGCCCGGCTCACGAGCGCCTGATGCTCGCGAACCTGGCTTCCGCACTGTTCGAGCACAAGCGGATCACCACCACGGTCACCAAGGCCAAGCGCCTGAAGCCGTACGCAGAGCGCCTGGTCACCTTCGCCAAGCGTGGCGACCTCGCTTCCCGCCGCCGCGTTCTCGGCCTGATCAGCAACAAGGGCGTCGTCCACGAGCTGTTCACCGACATCGCCCAGGCTGTGGAGAACCGCAACGGCGGCTACACCCGCATCACCAAGATCGGCAACCGTAAGGGCGACAACGCTCCCATGGCTGTCATCGAGCTGGTTCTGGAGCCCGTTTCCGCCAAGCAGGCTGTTGTAGCCGAGGCCACCCAGGCCGCCGCTGCTGCTGCTCCGGCTGCTGAGGAAGCTCCCGAGGCAGAGGTCACCGAGACCGAAGCTGCTGAGACCGAAGCTGCAACCGAAGAGGCTCCTGCCGCTGAGGAAGCTCCGGCTGAAGAGGCTCCGGCCGAGGAAGCTGCTGCTGAAGAGGCTCCTGCCGACGAGGCCAAGGACGCGAAGTAA